From a region of the Vicia villosa cultivar HV-30 ecotype Madison, WI unplaced genomic scaffold, Vvil1.0 ctg.001438F_1_1, whole genome shotgun sequence genome:
- the LOC131635147 gene encoding uncharacterized protein LOC131635147: protein MEAKTAIAVFNQGSNESLNDAWERFKSMLRKCKGHGFDDLTQIHIFRNGLQPVHKTLLDATAGGSLMSKSVEEAITIIDRMALNDRQNQHDRIPSQRKSGVLELNTNDAILAQNKLLSQQVELLTHQMTKLPQQMKEIQGSQTRHHVAACELCNGDHSTGYQRQPPPHNNPYQRNNQGFQPSRFGNQHYQHQSPYQSSNPQRQGQQSQGGSSKLKDTLTQFMQASMANQRSNEAAIKNLENQVGQLAKQLSEQQPGASFSANTQTNPKEHCKAIFTRSGKEVNSGVNEEVIVEDEEEIIVENEGEKSEEKIEEELVEKERKEKEEREKNDKKVKKNKKRNENVSTIPLQHLPYPHVQSRKEDARRYARFMDIFKQLHINIPFSEALEKMPKYANFMKKMLTKKKKYTDEETVVLDAHCSAIIQKTPPRKEADPGRVILPITIGGNYISNDLVDLGFSINLIPLSVVKRLGNIEMKHTRITLQLADKSIISPYGVVQVMLVKVDKCLFPVDFVVVDMEEDRDVPLILGRPFMKTTRMMIDIDDGIMKVRVQDKEFCRFLCMREKATEEQFHFDPEIERTLRKLNSKTRRRRKLAQEKRQREEASTSSNNHIEEVVVDTFEGDMAGVVPTEMSANSPRRTAQFARNAQGGANTEMKTGILQLVYANPFTGMDHEDPFAHLTKFYEIAGSTGVDAANEESLFKRLFPHSLLGKAKEWYLDQLPNVMTDWNLLEEKILE from the exons ATGGAGGCCAAAACGGCAATTGCGGTTTTCAATCAAGGAAGCAACGAGTCCTTAAATGATGCTTGGGAAAGATTCAAATCCATGCTTAGAAAATGCAAGGGTCATGGTTTTGATGATCtcacacaaattcacatcttccgcAATGGACTTCAACCGGTGCACAAAACGCTtttggatgctaccgcgggtggttctcTTATGTCCAAAAGTGTGGAAGAAGCAATCACTATCATCGATCGAATGGCACTCAATGATCGACAAAATCAACATGATCGAATTCCTTCACAAAGGAAatcgggagttcttgaattgaacacCAATGATGCCATCCTTGCGCAAAACAAGCTTCTTTCACAGCAAGTGGAGTTACTCACACATCAAATGACCAAACTCCCGCAGCAAATGAAAGAGATTCAAGGATCTCAAACTAGGCACCATGTGGCAGCTTGTGAACTTTGTAATGGAGATCATTcgactg ggtatcaaaggcaacctccacctCACAACAATCCTTACCAAAGAAACAACCAAGGATTCCAACCTTCAAGATTCGGCAATCAACACTATCAACATCAAAGCCCTTATCAAAGTTCAAACCCACAACGCCAAGGTCAACAATCTCAAGGCGGAAGCTCAAAGTTGAAAGATACTCTTacacaattcatgcaagcatccatGGCTAATCAAAGGAGTAATGAAGCGGCCATAAAGAATTTAGAAAATCAAGTGGGTCAACTTGCAAAGCAATTGTCCGAGCAACAACCGGGAGCATCCTTTTCCGCCAACACCCAAACCAATccaaaggagcattgcaaagccatTTTTACAAGAAGTGGGAAGGAGGTGAATAGTGGCGTAAATGAAGAGGTTATAGTGGAAGATGAGGAGGAAATAATAGTTGAAAATGAGGGAGAAAAGAGTGAGGAGAAGATAGAGGAAGAATTAGTTGAAAAAGagcggaaagaaaaagaagaaagagagaaaaatgacaaaaaagtgaAGAAGAATAAAAAGAGAAATGAGAATGTGAGCACAATTCCTCTCCAACATCTACCTTACCCGCATGTGCAGTCAAGGAAGGAAGACGCAAGGCGCTACGCTCGATTTATGGATATATTTaaacaacttcacataaatattccattttccgAAGCATTGGAGAAAATGCCCAAGTATGCAAATTTCATGAAGaagatgctcacaaagaaaaaaaaGTACACGGATGAAGAGACAGTTGTGCTTGATGCTCATTGTAGTGCAATTATTCAAAAAACTCCCCCAAGAAAGGAAGCCGACCCGGGACGAGTCATTTTACCGATCACCATTGGAGGTAACTACATTAGTAATGATTTGGTTGATTTGGGGTTTAGCATCAATTTAATACCTTTATCCGTTGTCAAGAGATTGGGGAACATTGAGATGAAACACACCAGGATAACTTTACAACTAGCCGATAAGTCTATCATTTCACCATATGGAGTTGTACAAGTCATGCTGGTAAAGGTGGACAAATGTTTGTTCCCGGTTGATTTTGTGGTAGTCGACATGGAGGAGGATCGTGATGTGCCATTAatacttggaagaccattcatgaagaccacccgaatgatgattgatatcgATGATGGGATTATGAAAGTAAGGGTGCAAGATAAAGAG ttttgtagatttttgtgtATGCGAGAAAAGGCTACCGAAGAGCAATTTCATTTTGATCccgaaattgaaagaacactTCGAAAGCTCAACAGCAAGACACGAAGAAGAAGGAAGTTAGCCCAAGAGAAGCGACAAAGAGAAGAGgcatctacttcttctaacaatCACATTGAAGAGGTAGTTGTAGACACTTTTGAAGGAGACATGGCGGGTGTTGTTCCAACCGAAATGTCCGCCAATAGTCCAAGACGTACCGCCCAATTTGCACGCAATGCTCAAGGTGGAGCAAATACGGAGATGAAGACCGGAATCCTCCAACTTGTTTATGCAAATCCATTCACCGGAATGGATCATGAGGATCCTTTTGCAcatctcaccaaattttatgagatTGCAGGTTCAACGGGAGTCGATGCGGCCAATGAAGAATCATTGTTCAAGAGACTATTTCCACACTCATTACTTGGGAAAGCCaaagaatggtatcttgatcaattaccaaatgtgatgacggATTGGAATCTATTGGAAGAAAAAATTTTAGAATGA